From Chryseobacterium salivictor, a single genomic window includes:
- a CDS encoding cell division protein FtsQ/DivIB: MKNKFRILKIFVTVILFGFLLSFSLKRFNGKPMEKVTVKLTTTKDPVYFIDEKDIKELVKKSNPTKKIGDINIPDLEKKLNQLPEVDSANVYLNLNGNLNLDIKQRVPAFRLTKADRDFYVDEKGVEFPISKNYSFPCMLVTGNVKQSEYVKLAELIAKINRDDFSRKYFIGISKKKGNYELLTSEGNFKVEIGDLEKIDLKVKGFKAFVEKYLIHQQPEKYTKVSLKYDNQIVTTLNPKFKENDSIIAVGKKELANLPVINQKKIEAQKTAAKTNSN, encoded by the coding sequence ATGAAAAACAAATTCAGAATATTAAAGATTTTTGTTACCGTAATCCTGTTTGGGTTTCTGCTGAGTTTTTCGTTGAAAAGATTCAACGGAAAACCGATGGAAAAAGTCACCGTAAAATTGACAACAACCAAAGATCCGGTTTATTTCATCGATGAAAAAGACATCAAGGAATTGGTGAAAAAATCGAATCCAACAAAAAAAATCGGCGACATTAATATTCCTGATTTAGAAAAAAAATTAAACCAACTCCCGGAGGTTGACAGCGCAAATGTTTACCTGAATCTGAATGGAAATTTGAATCTGGATATCAAGCAACGGGTGCCCGCTTTCCGTCTGACCAAAGCTGACCGCGATTTTTATGTCGATGAAAAAGGGGTCGAATTCCCGATTTCAAAAAATTATTCGTTCCCATGTATGTTGGTTACAGGAAATGTAAAACAGTCGGAATATGTAAAGCTCGCCGAACTCATTGCAAAAATTAACCGTGATGATTTCAGCAGAAAATATTTCATCGGAATTTCTAAAAAGAAAGGAAATTATGAATTATTGACCAGCGAAGGGAATTTCAAAGTTGAAATTGGCGATTTAGAAAAAATAGATCTGAAGGTAAAAGGATTTAAAGCTTTTGTAGAAAAATATCTGATTCATCAGCAGCCAGAAAAATACACGAAAGTTTCTTTGAAATACGATAACCAAATTGTAACAACACTGAATCCCAAGTTTAAAGAAAATGACAGCATAATTGCCGTTGGCAAAAAGGAACTGGCAAATTTGCCGGTCATTAATCAGAAAAAAATCGAGGCTCAAAAAACAGCAGCTAAAACAAATTCTAATTAA
- the murC gene encoding UDP-N-acetylmuramate--L-alanine ligase: protein MKALTTYQNFYFVGIGGIGMSALARYFNASGKNVLGYDKMHTKLTKALVEEGIGIEFEDLVNDKVKNLTPENTLVIFTPAIKKLDILTYFNDQKFDVLKRAKVLGMITENTDCIAIAGTHGKTTTSSLVAHLCEEANLPFSCFLGGIAENFKSNFHFNGKDISVVEADEYDRSFLTLSPDWAVITSTDADHLDIYGDNATIQKGFQDFADLIPEGQQLFVRKGIQIGRDAKTYAVNEEADYYSDNIREIGDKIHFDFHTPTEEFDDFVWEIPGIHNVENATAAIALLNNFGVDFETLKRGIASFKGIKRRYTKHNFESGKIYIDDYAHHPTELNAVIGSIKTFYPKKKLLVVFQPHLFSRTRDFADGFAESLDKADELILLDIYPARELQENFEGITSKWLLEKVKTDKKEVSTLDDAFNKIKEKDFDVLLTVGAGNIDTLYDGIVEWLSDK, encoded by the coding sequence ATGAAAGCTTTAACAACATATCAGAACTTCTACTTTGTAGGAATCGGCGGCATCGGAATGAGTGCCTTGGCGCGGTATTTCAACGCCTCAGGGAAAAACGTTTTGGGCTATGATAAAATGCACACCAAGCTGACAAAAGCTTTGGTGGAAGAAGGAATTGGTATTGAGTTCGAAGATCTTGTTAATGATAAAGTAAAAAATTTAACCCCGGAAAACACTTTGGTGATTTTTACACCGGCCATTAAAAAACTGGATATTCTCACTTATTTTAATGATCAAAAATTCGATGTTTTAAAAAGAGCGAAAGTCCTCGGAATGATTACCGAAAACACCGACTGCATCGCAATTGCAGGAACCCACGGAAAAACGACAACCTCTTCTTTGGTCGCTCATTTATGCGAAGAAGCAAATCTTCCTTTCTCGTGCTTTTTAGGAGGAATTGCTGAAAATTTTAAATCTAATTTTCATTTTAATGGAAAAGACATTTCCGTTGTTGAGGCCGATGAATACGACAGAAGTTTCCTAACGCTCTCTCCGGATTGGGCCGTGATTACTTCCACAGATGCCGATCATTTGGATATTTACGGTGACAATGCCACCATTCAAAAAGGATTTCAGGATTTTGCAGATTTGATTCCGGAAGGGCAGCAACTTTTTGTCCGGAAAGGAATTCAGATTGGGCGTGACGCAAAAACGTACGCCGTGAATGAAGAAGCTGATTATTACTCCGATAACATCAGAGAAATCGGCGATAAAATACATTTTGATTTCCACACTCCGACTGAGGAATTTGATGATTTTGTTTGGGAAATTCCGGGAATTCACAATGTTGAAAATGCAACGGCCGCCATTGCTTTGTTAAATAATTTCGGTGTTGATTTCGAAACTTTGAAAAGAGGAATCGCCAGTTTTAAAGGAATTAAAAGGCGTTACACCAAACATAATTTTGAAAGCGGAAAAATTTATATCGACGATTATGCGCATCATCCAACGGAATTAAATGCGGTAATCGGTTCTATTAAAACTTTTTATCCGAAGAAGAAATTATTGGTGGTTTTTCAGCCGCATCTTTTCAGCAGAACAAGAGATTTCGCTGATGGATTCGCAGAAAGTTTAGATAAAGCTGACGAATTAATCCTGCTCGATATCTATCCGGCAAGAGAATTACAGGAAAACTTTGAAGGCATCACTTCAAAATGGTTATTAGAAAAAGTAAAAACAGACAAAAAGGAAGTTTCCACGTTGGACGACGCCTTTAATAAAATAAAAGAAAAAGACTTCGACGTATTGTTAACCGTAGGTGCCGGGAATATCGACACTTTGTATGACGGAATTGTAGAATGGCTCTCAGATAAATAA
- the murG gene encoding undecaprenyldiphospho-muramoylpentapeptide beta-N-acetylglucosaminyltransferase, translating into MNRKIKILMSGGGTGGHIFPAIAIAQEIQKRFPQAEFLFIGANGKMEMEKVPQAGFKIIGLNIAGFDRGNILKNLRLPFKLLSSITTARKAIKEFQPDFAIGTGGFASGPALFMASNLNVPIFVQEQNSLPGKTNTFLAKKAKAVFTAYPNMDHFFPKTKTFFLGNPVRKNIITDLITKDVAKEKLGLDKNKLTILSVGGSLGSRTLNNGWKQNIEKLIEKDFQLIWQTGKLDYKSLNEDSKISYPPQIQLKEFISDMALAYSAADVIVSRAGAIAISELAMAQKPVLLVPFPFAAEDHQTKNAMTLVEKNAARMVKDTEMKEKFWTTLMEICENENLRNEMSENLKFFAKPLATERIVDEILSSLNIKA; encoded by the coding sequence ATGAACAGAAAAATAAAAATTCTAATGAGCGGCGGCGGAACCGGAGGACATATCTTCCCGGCGATTGCGATTGCACAGGAAATCCAAAAGAGATTTCCGCAGGCAGAATTTTTGTTCATCGGAGCCAACGGTAAAATGGAAATGGAAAAAGTTCCACAAGCCGGATTCAAAATTATCGGTTTAAATATCGCAGGATTCGACCGTGGAAACATATTGAAAAATTTAAGATTACCATTTAAACTGCTTTCGAGTATTACAACAGCCAGAAAAGCAATTAAAGAATTCCAGCCGGATTTCGCCATCGGGACCGGAGGATTCGCAAGCGGACCTGCGCTTTTTATGGCAAGCAATTTAAACGTTCCGATTTTTGTTCAGGAGCAAAATTCATTGCCCGGAAAAACCAATACGTTTCTGGCGAAAAAAGCAAAAGCAGTTTTCACCGCTTACCCGAATATGGATCATTTCTTCCCGAAAACAAAAACGTTCTTTTTAGGAAATCCTGTCCGGAAAAATATCATCACCGATTTAATTACGAAAGATGTAGCGAAAGAGAAATTAGGGTTAGACAAAAACAAACTCACCATTCTTTCAGTGGGTGGATCTTTAGGATCAAGAACCTTGAACAATGGTTGGAAACAGAATATAGAAAAATTAATAGAAAAAGATTTCCAGCTGATCTGGCAAACCGGAAAACTGGATTACAAAAGTTTGAACGAAGATTCGAAAATTTCATATCCACCTCAAATTCAGTTGAAAGAATTTATTTCCGATATGGCTTTAGCCTATTCCGCAGCCGATGTTATTGTTTCGCGCGCCGGTGCAATCGCAATTTCGGAATTGGCAATGGCACAGAAACCGGTGCTTTTGGTTCCGTTTCCTTTTGCGGCAGAAGATCATCAAACCAAAAACGCGATGACCTTAGTTGAAAAAAATGCAGCAAGAATGGTGAAAGATACCGAAATGAAAGAAAAATTCTGGACGACTTTAATGGAAATCTGTGAAAACGAAAATCTAAGAAATGAGATGAGCGAAAATTTAAAATTCTTCGCAAAACCTTTGGCCACAGAACGAATTGTAGATGAAATTTTATCATCATTAAATATCAAAGCATAA
- a CDS encoding FtsW/RodA/SpoVE family cell cycle protein has protein sequence MQERENKFELLKGDKVLWSVILLISFFSVFPVYSASSNLEYIVNSGTTTSHLIKHSFFVVLGLAIMRGVGYFKYEHIGKLSSYLLVFTIVLLGLTMFSGQTIDGASASRWLKIPGTPISFQPSSFAYLMLIIYLCRYLTKKIKRERLPIENIFYIFGPVLLVFGLVAKDNGSTALMILMVSLIVMLIGQLDKKYIFGFVGLSSVMIGIFMFLALKTDLIGSNRVHTWMSRVETFTKKENQIEDEADKAKNYQVMQAKAAIVHGGITGMGPGKSALKQMLPQSASDFIFAIIVEEYGFIGATVLIALYLIMIIRIVMIASKMPAFFGSLLVLSLGTMIFIQLTVNIAVAINLIPVTGQPLPLISYGGTSMLVTYIQLGIILNVSSRIQVYDEEGMGKKQSIEEINDIA, from the coding sequence ATGCAGGAAAGAGAAAACAAATTCGAGTTGTTAAAAGGCGACAAAGTGCTGTGGAGCGTAATCTTACTGATTTCGTTCTTCTCGGTATTCCCCGTCTATTCTGCAAGTTCTAATTTGGAATATATCGTAAACAGCGGAACCACCACTTCGCACCTCATCAAGCATTCTTTCTTCGTAGTGCTTGGTCTTGCAATCATGCGTGGTGTCGGCTATTTTAAATATGAACATATCGGCAAACTGAGCAGTTACCTTTTGGTATTTACCATTGTTCTCTTAGGCTTAACCATGTTTTCCGGACAAACCATCGATGGTGCTTCTGCCTCGCGCTGGTTAAAAATCCCGGGAACACCCATTTCCTTCCAACCTTCTTCTTTTGCTTATTTGATGTTGATTATTTATCTCTGCAGGTATTTAACAAAGAAAATCAAAAGAGAACGTCTTCCGATTGAAAACATCTTTTACATCTTCGGCCCGGTTTTACTGGTCTTTGGTCTGGTCGCAAAAGATAATGGGTCGACGGCTTTAATGATATTAATGGTTTCATTAATTGTAATGCTCATCGGTCAGTTAGATAAAAAATACATCTTTGGATTCGTAGGTCTTTCATCAGTAATGATTGGGATTTTCATGTTTCTTGCTTTAAAGACCGACCTCATCGGAAGCAACCGGGTTCATACCTGGATGAGCCGCGTAGAAACTTTTACCAAAAAAGAAAATCAAATTGAAGACGAAGCAGATAAAGCAAAAAATTATCAGGTCATGCAGGCAAAAGCCGCAATCGTTCATGGTGGAATCACCGGAATGGGTCCTGGTAAAAGCGCCTTGAAACAAATGCTTCCTCAGTCTGCCTCGGATTTTATTTTCGCCATTATTGTGGAGGAATATGGTTTTATAGGAGCAACAGTTTTAATTGCACTTTACCTCATCATGATTATCCGGATCGTAATGATTGCCAGTAAAATGCCGGCCTTCTTTGGGAGTTTACTGGTCTTAAGTCTCGGGACCATGATTTTTATACAGCTGACCGTGAATATTGCGGTCGCCATCAATCTGATTCCGGTTACCGGTCAACCGCTGCCACTAATAAGTTATGGTGGAACTTCCATGCTGGTAACTTATATTCAATTAGGAATTATCTTAAATGTAAGTTCGAGAATTCAGGTTTATGATGAAGAAGGAATGGGCAAAAAACAAAGCATCGAAGAAATAAATGACATTGCATAA
- the murD gene encoding UDP-N-acetylmuramoyl-L-alanine--D-glutamate ligase, whose product MKIVVLGGGESGVGAAYLAKKKGLNVFLSDKGAIKDDYKKQLIEAGIEFEEGQHDEARILEADWVIKSPGIPKKADIIFKINQKGIRLSSEIEFAAEFTQAKIIAITGSNGKTTTTSLIYHILKNDHLKVGLAGNIGKSFARQVADENFDYYVLEVSSFQLDDIQSFRPYISLLLNLSQDHLDQYNYNYEDYALAKFRIAENQENDNFFIYNKDDEMSMNLLEQLAIRAKKIPFSTKGNLNEGGFINNDKIVVKIEDEFSMKIAELSLVGNHNIANSLAASIASKILKISNESIRNSLMTFQAVEHRLEPVAQINGVTFINDSKATNVNATYFALESMNQPTIWIVGGVDKGNDYSEIENLVKRKVKAIVCLGLDNQKIIDFFKDKKESIYSTSSMEEAVRVSKSLAEKGDTVLLSPCCASFDLFDNYEDRGHQFKNQVLKKAID is encoded by the coding sequence ATGAAAATAGTTGTTTTAGGTGGCGGAGAAAGCGGAGTAGGTGCAGCTTATTTAGCGAAGAAGAAAGGCTTGAATGTTTTTCTTTCGGATAAAGGTGCGATAAAAGACGATTATAAAAAACAGCTGATCGAAGCCGGAATAGAGTTTGAAGAAGGACAGCACGACGAAGCCAGAATTCTTGAAGCAGACTGGGTGATCAAATCTCCAGGAATCCCGAAGAAAGCTGATATTATTTTTAAAATCAACCAAAAGGGAATTCGCCTCTCTTCTGAAATTGAATTTGCCGCTGAATTTACCCAGGCCAAAATTATAGCCATTACCGGAAGTAACGGAAAAACAACAACGACTTCGTTGATCTATCATATTTTAAAGAATGATCATCTGAAAGTGGGTTTAGCCGGAAATATCGGAAAAAGCTTCGCAAGACAGGTCGCAGACGAAAATTTCGACTACTATGTCTTAGAAGTGAGCTCTTTCCAGCTGGATGATATTCAAAGTTTCCGGCCTTATATTTCTTTATTATTGAATTTAAGTCAGGATCATCTTGATCAGTACAATTACAATTATGAAGATTATGCGCTGGCAAAGTTCAGAATTGCAGAAAATCAGGAGAACGACAATTTCTTTATCTATAACAAAGATGATGAAATGAGCATGAACCTTCTGGAACAGCTGGCCATCCGAGCGAAGAAGATTCCGTTTTCCACAAAAGGCAATTTAAATGAGGGCGGTTTTATTAATAATGATAAAATAGTGGTGAAGATCGAAGATGAGTTTTCAATGAAAATTGCAGAACTTTCTTTAGTTGGAAATCATAATATCGCCAACAGTCTGGCCGCCTCAATCGCCAGTAAAATATTGAAAATAAGCAATGAAAGCATTCGGAATTCATTGATGACTTTTCAGGCAGTTGAACACAGGCTGGAACCGGTTGCTCAAATTAACGGAGTTACTTTTATTAATGACAGCAAAGCCACCAACGTGAATGCAACTTACTTCGCTTTGGAAAGCATGAACCAGCCAACCATCTGGATTGTAGGCGGTGTTGACAAAGGAAATGATTATAGCGAAATCGAAAATTTGGTCAAAAGAAAAGTAAAAGCAATTGTCTGCCTGGGACTTGATAATCAGAAAATCATCGATTTTTTCAAAGATAAAAAAGAATCTATTTACAGCACCTCAAGTATGGAGGAAGCAGTAAGAGTCTCCAAATCACTGGCTGAAAAAGGCGATACTGTTTTGCTTTCGCCATGCTGCGCAAGTTTCGATTTATTCGATAATTATGAAGACCGCGGACATCAGTTTAAAAATCAGGTATTAAAAAAAGCCATCGACTAA
- the mraY gene encoding phospho-N-acetylmuramoyl-pentapeptide-transferase: MLYYLFEYLSSHGIHVPGMGMFKFISFRAGMAVLFSLLIALVFGKKIINYLRNKQMGELVRDLGLEGQKQKEGTPTMGGLIIILATLIPVLLFTRIMNIYIVLLIVSVVWMGAIGFIDDYLKKIKKNKDGLSGKFKVIGQVGLGLIVGVTMYFHPDITVKRKYADAKEVNRNNVEANFMKTEKSTVSTVPFVKNNEFDYSGLLFWMTPEKAHEWAWIVFIPIVIFIVTAVSNGANIADGIDGLAAGTSVVILLTLSLFAYLSGNIIFADYLNIMFLPNMGETTIFALALVGAVIGFFWYNTYPAQVFMGDTGSLMLGGVIAVLAIILRKELLIPVLCGIFLIENLSVVLQVGVFKYRKRKYGLEYAQNNRLFKMSPLHHHYQKEGYHESKIVNRMIIIGVLFAIICLITLKVR, translated from the coding sequence ATGTTATATTACCTCTTCGAATATCTAAGCAGCCACGGAATTCACGTTCCTGGAATGGGAATGTTTAAATTCATCTCTTTCCGTGCAGGAATGGCCGTTTTGTTTTCCCTGCTTATTGCATTGGTTTTCGGTAAAAAAATCATCAACTATCTGCGAAATAAACAGATGGGAGAATTGGTACGCGATCTAGGTTTAGAAGGTCAGAAGCAAAAAGAAGGCACACCCACCATGGGTGGTTTGATTATCATTTTGGCGACTTTAATTCCGGTCTTACTTTTTACCAGAATTATGAACATTTATATTGTTTTACTGATTGTATCTGTGGTTTGGATGGGCGCGATCGGATTTATTGACGACTATTTAAAGAAAATCAAAAAAAACAAAGACGGGCTCAGCGGTAAATTCAAGGTGATCGGCCAGGTTGGTTTAGGTTTAATTGTAGGAGTTACCATGTATTTTCATCCGGATATTACGGTGAAAAGAAAATATGCAGACGCCAAAGAAGTCAACCGGAATAATGTAGAAGCCAACTTTATGAAAACGGAAAAATCGACCGTTTCCACTGTTCCGTTTGTGAAAAATAACGAGTTCGATTACAGCGGTCTTTTATTTTGGATGACTCCAGAAAAAGCACACGAATGGGCCTGGATTGTTTTCATCCCAATTGTAATTTTTATCGTTACCGCAGTTTCCAACGGCGCCAATATTGCCGACGGAATCGATGGTCTAGCGGCCGGCACGAGTGTCGTCATTTTGCTCACCCTTTCACTTTTTGCCTACCTGTCCGGGAATATTATTTTCGCGGATTATCTCAATATTATGTTCCTGCCGAATATGGGTGAGACGACCATTTTCGCCCTCGCTCTGGTGGGTGCTGTTATCGGTTTTTTCTGGTACAACACCTATCCGGCTCAAGTATTCATGGGCGATACCGGAAGTTTAATGCTCGGCGGAGTTATTGCCGTTTTAGCAATTATTCTCAGAAAAGAATTATTGATTCCTGTACTGTGCGGAATTTTCTTAATTGAAAACCTTTCAGTCGTACTGCAGGTAGGAGTCTTTAAATACAGAAAAAGAAAATACGGATTGGAGTACGCGCAAAACAACAGACTGTTCAAAATGTCTCCTCTCCATCATCATTATCAAAAAGAAGGATATCACGAAAGCAAAATCGTCAACCGAATGATCATCATCGGGGTTTTGTTTGCCATTATTTGTTTAATCACTTTAAAAGTCAGATAA
- a CDS encoding UDP-N-acetylmuramoyl-L-alanyl-D-glutamate--2,6-diaminopimelate ligase — translation MKLEEILSRIPVLEIIGNQDREVSALIFDSRKAVEDSLYVAIKGTESDGHDFISSSVEKGAAVIVCENVPTEIKAEITYIKVKDAAKTLGLLASNFYGNPSSKLNLIGITGTNGKTSTTTLLFDIFKILGFKSALISTVEYRIGDEMIPSTHTTPDVVRLNQILAKAVEEGCEYAIMEVSSHGIHQYRTEGLHFKIAGFTNITHDHLDYHKTFEEYLKTKKRFFDELSSDAIAITNADDKNGNVMLQNTKAKKKTYALKTMADFHGKITEIDFNGMLLNFNGKEFWTTLTGKFNAYNLLLAYAVAIECGFHEDDILPAISQLKRVNGRFETLKSDGGIFFVVDYAHTPDALENVLDSINDIRTKNERLITVFGCGGDRDHAKRPEMGKIATRKSTLAIITSDNPRTEDPAEIIKQIEAGVEPQNFSKYTSIPDRREAIKMAIKFAEPKDIVVVAGKGHETYQEINGVKNHFDDKETIIELARLMSK, via the coding sequence ATGAAATTAGAAGAAATCTTAAGCAGAATCCCGGTTCTGGAAATCATCGGAAATCAAGACCGTGAAGTTTCAGCATTAATTTTCGACAGCCGGAAAGCAGTTGAGGATTCCCTTTATGTGGCGATCAAAGGAACGGAATCTGACGGCCATGATTTCATCAGTTCTTCTGTTGAAAAAGGAGCGGCTGTAATTGTCTGCGAAAATGTTCCAACTGAAATCAAAGCAGAAATTACTTATATAAAAGTAAAAGATGCCGCAAAAACTTTGGGTCTTCTTGCTTCTAATTTTTACGGAAATCCTTCTTCGAAACTGAACCTCATCGGGATTACAGGAACGAACGGAAAAACTTCCACCACTACCCTTTTATTTGATATTTTTAAAATTTTAGGTTTTAAATCAGCGCTGATTTCTACTGTAGAATACAGAATCGGTGACGAAATGATTCCTTCCACGCACACCACTCCGGATGTGGTCCGTTTGAACCAAATTCTGGCAAAAGCGGTTGAAGAAGGCTGTGAATATGCTATCATGGAAGTTTCTTCGCACGGAATCCATCAGTACAGAACCGAAGGTCTACATTTTAAAATCGCAGGATTTACGAATATAACGCATGATCATCTTGATTATCACAAAACGTTTGAAGAATATCTAAAAACGAAAAAAAGATTTTTTGATGAATTGAGTTCAGATGCCATTGCCATTACCAACGCTGATGATAAAAACGGGAACGTAATGTTGCAAAACACCAAAGCGAAAAAGAAAACTTACGCTTTGAAAACCATGGCAGATTTCCACGGAAAAATCACAGAAATTGATTTTAATGGAATGCTTCTCAACTTTAATGGAAAAGAATTCTGGACCACTTTGACCGGGAAATTCAACGCTTACAATTTGCTTCTTGCGTATGCAGTTGCGATTGAATGCGGTTTTCATGAAGATGACATTTTACCGGCTATTTCACAATTAAAGAGAGTGAACGGCAGATTTGAAACTTTAAAATCTGACGGCGGAATTTTCTTCGTTGTCGATTATGCACATACTCCCGATGCTTTAGAAAATGTATTGGATTCCATCAACGATATCCGGACAAAAAACGAAAGGCTGATCACCGTATTTGGTTGTGGCGGAGACAGAGATCACGCGAAACGTCCTGAAATGGGAAAAATCGCAACGAGAAAATCTACGCTGGCCATCATCACTTCCGATAATCCAAGAACAGAAGATCCTGCAGAAATCATTAAACAAATTGAAGCAGGCGTAGAACCTCAAAATTTCAGCAAATACACATCAATTCCTGACCGTAGAGAAGCGATTAAAATGGCAATTAAATTTGCAGAACCGAAAGATATTGTCGTAGTAGCCGGCAAAGGACACGAAACTTATCAGGAAATCAATGGCGTGAAAAACCATTTTGATGATAAGGAAACCATTATTGAGCTGGCAAGGCTCATGTCTAAATAA
- a CDS encoding penicillin-binding transpeptidase domain-containing protein: MAVQNEFEKKRSNTLRWGYLFAGFAFILFVVFLGRILFLQNTNVQEIKDDYINKNYREATLKAARGNLYASDGSILATTVMRYDVYIDFKIIKDTVYSNNIGALTDSLSKMFGKPRSYFRDRFDQQKKTRNQYYSLVKGLDFDDYDRIRQFPIFKKGKNRGGFIVDRNYKRELATTQIGAGTIGMDNAISKSGLEGAFSKFLTGTDGTRLEQRVNSSQWKPIDYWKVNEPIDGQDVYTTIDIRIQDIVHSALEKQLVKFDGEHGTVLVMEVATGKIKAMVNLRRTEPGIYVDAYNYAIKDNIEPGSTFKTISLLAAMDDGFINEKTTVNVGNGVWTYAKQRISDGHGGGIYEISDVLAKSSNVGTAKLITQYYADKPQVFLDHLRRWKLFDKMDIELPGITKPRILTPKSTTWNAATLASISYGYATNINLLQLTTFYNGIANKGKMLEPLFIEKIAKDGRILYEAKPKVMVNKMASENAIRMMTGALTQAVEKGTAKSIFTPNLKMAGKTGTARFEYWKPGPMKYRASFAGFYPADNPKYTCYVMISEPDNSKSFYGSTVAAPVFKEIAGKTFLKTPQNIEKEMLVDKKVDLSKMIEQPVKVAVTNKIMPNVTGLIGKNIIPQLENQGYRVDYKGVGKIKEQFPLEGTVINKNQRIYLQLQN; the protein is encoded by the coding sequence ATGGCAGTACAAAATGAATTTGAAAAAAAACGCTCAAACACATTGAGATGGGGCTACCTTTTTGCGGGGTTTGCCTTTATTTTGTTTGTGGTGTTTCTTGGAAGAATTCTGTTTTTACAAAACACTAATGTTCAGGAAATTAAAGATGACTACATCAATAAAAATTATCGCGAAGCCACTTTAAAAGCAGCCCGTGGAAATCTATATGCTTCCGATGGTTCAATCCTCGCCACTACCGTTATGCGGTATGACGTTTATATCGATTTTAAAATAATTAAAGACACGGTTTATTCTAACAACATCGGAGCTTTGACCGACTCATTATCTAAAATGTTCGGAAAACCAAGAAGCTATTTCAGAGACCGGTTTGACCAGCAGAAGAAAACCAGAAATCAATATTATTCTTTGGTTAAAGGACTTGATTTTGATGACTACGACCGCATTCGCCAGTTTCCTATTTTCAAAAAAGGTAAAAACAGAGGCGGATTTATCGTTGACAGAAATTACAAACGGGAATTGGCAACCACACAAATTGGAGCGGGAACCATCGGTATGGATAATGCCATTTCCAAATCCGGGCTGGAAGGTGCTTTTTCTAAATTTCTGACCGGAACCGACGGAACGCGACTCGAACAGCGCGTTAACTCCAGCCAATGGAAACCTATTGATTACTGGAAAGTGAATGAACCCATCGATGGTCAGGATGTTTATACCACTATTGATATCCGGATTCAGGATATTGTTCATTCCGCTTTGGAAAAACAACTGGTGAAATTTGATGGGGAACACGGTACCGTTTTGGTCATGGAAGTCGCCACCGGAAAAATTAAAGCCATGGTGAATCTTCGCCGGACAGAACCGGGAATTTACGTCGATGCTTACAACTATGCAATAAAAGACAATATTGAACCGGGATCTACCTTCAAAACAATTTCACTATTGGCGGCTATGGATGACGGATTCATCAATGAAAAAACAACCGTGAATGTTGGAAACGGCGTCTGGACCTATGCTAAACAAAGAATTTCTGATGGTCACGGTGGAGGAATTTATGAGATTTCCGATGTATTGGCAAAATCAAGCAACGTAGGAACAGCAAAGTTGATTACGCAATATTATGCAGATAAACCTCAGGTTTTCTTAGATCACCTGCGCCGCTGGAAACTATTCGATAAAATGGACATCGAACTTCCGGGAATTACAAAACCAAGAATTTTAACGCCGAAAAGCACCACCTGGAATGCTGCGACACTGGCGTCGATTTCTTATGGCTACGCTACCAACATTAACCTTTTGCAGTTAACTACTTTTTACAATGGTATTGCTAATAAAGGAAAAATGCTTGAACCTCTTTTTATTGAAAAAATAGCAAAAGACGGCAGAATCCTTTATGAAGCAAAACCCAAGGTAATGGTAAATAAAATGGCTTCTGAAAACGCAATCAGGATGATGACAGGCGCTTTAACGCAAGCGGTGGAAAAAGGAACAGCGAAAAGTATTTTTACACCGAACCTGAAAATGGCCGGAAAAACCGGAACCGCAAGATTTGAATACTGGAAACCGGGTCCCATGAAATACAGAGCCTCATTTGCAGGATTCTATCCGGCGGACAATCCTAAATATACCTGTTACGTAATGATCAGTGAGCCGGACAATTCAAAAAGCTTTTATGGTTCAACAGTTGCAGCACCTGTATTTAAAGAAATTGCCGGAAAAACATTCCTGAAAACACCACAAAACATCGAGAAAGAAATGTTGGTAGATAAAAAAGTGGATCTCAGCAAAATGATTGAGCAACCGGTAAAAGTGGCGGTAACCAATAAAATAATGCCCAACGTAACCGGTTTAATCGGAAAAAATATTATTCCGCAATTAGAAAACCAGGGTTACCGCGTCGATTATAAAGGAGTCGGAAAAATAAAAGAACAGTTTCCTCTGGAAGGAACTGTCATCAACAAAAACCAAAGAATTTATCTGCAGTTGCAGAATTAA